Genomic segment of Plasmodium brasilianum strain Bolivian I chromosome 8, whole genome shotgun sequence:
GAAACACATGTTCATACGGAcgacaaaaaaaatgaaacacgCTTGAATAGtttacacataaatataaaaaataatggatGTATGCATGACACAGTTGAGGGGAAAGAACGAGAGcatttaattaattcttaTCAGGAGGATacgtatgaaaaaaaaaagaaaaaaaaagaatgtgtTTTACGTTATATTAACAATGAGGGAGTCTCTATGATCAGCAGTTATGATCATATAATCAATGTTAATGAATCTTCTCCCAGCAATGTGgacattattaatatacacGAAAAAGCGAAAACAAATTACAAGATTGATATATCATTAAGTTCTAACACGAGTGTAAAATATACAGATCAAAAAGCTAATAACATAAACAacgatgataataatttgtCAGATAGCGCAAATGATCTATCTCAAGCAAATGTGTTTTTGAAGGAGATGAAGAGAGCAAACGCTGTCTCTTCAAGTCTATATGATGTAAATTCTTCAGacaatgaaagaaaaaatttgcaCTTGGCATACTACTCTAGTGAATGCAATTTTCTGCCCAGGGAAAAAACGAACCGTTCGTGTCATTCGAGCGGATCATGCAGATCGAACCGTCCAACTCGATCAAACCGATCAATCCTATCAAACCGATCAATCCGATCGAACCGATCAATCCGATCAAACCGATCAATCCGATCAAACCGATCAAACCAATCAGACCGATCAAACCGATCAGACCGATCAAACCGATCAGACCGATCAAACCTATCAATCCAATCAAACCGATCAATCCAATCAAACCGATCAAACCGATCAAACCCATCAAACCGATCAATCCAATCAAACCTATCAATCCAATCAAACCGATCAATCCAATCAAACCTATCAATCCAATCAAACCCATCAATCCGTTCAAACCTTTTAAACGGTTTAATATTACCTAGTGAAGAAAAGATAAACACTCTCAAAAGTTTATCTTatgagaataataaaaaacatgaaCAAGCCAGAAAATTTAGCATTGACAAGGGAAATGAACCTTCTGGTCATAATAATGACGAAGCGGCTATGATAAACAGTGACAACTGTAATGAAGATAGTGATGATgacaaagaaataaaaaacatattaaatgtacttgaaaatttaaagaattataaatttcatGATTCGGacaattttgaaaatgacgaaaattatgaacattttGATGATAAAGATGGatttaatgaagaaaattcCAGCTCTCATACGGATGAAAATGGAAAGGATAATTATAGAAAAGCTGCTAATTCTCTTCATGATCAGAACACACCTTTCTTAGGAAACGCACACACATTTGGTAGTGTGAATGGAAATGTAGATGAATATACGAAGGTAAATGCAAATGCAAATGCAAATACGTTTGCAAGTACAAATGCAAATGCAAATACGCTTGCAAGTACAAATGCAAATGCAAATACGTTTGCAAGTACAAATACAAATGCAAAAACAAAAGCGCGTgataataaagaatatatagatattCCAAGGATAAAAGATGCATATAAGAAATATGCTGTTTTGAGCAACCATTTTGATGAATATGAACTAAAGGAAAGATAtatagaacaaaataatgaaaacagAGTGACAGTTCAATACATTTGCGGACAGAACGATGAGGAAGAAAAGAACAGTCAAGACGAATTGCTTGAAAGGAATTATGATATGATGGGTGATGAGTCGTATGAACAGTATGACCTGGATTGTaacaaaaaatgtacaaacgaagaagaaaaaagaaacatacCAAATAAAAGCACATCAACATCATATGGTATACACATAAAACAAATTGTAAATGACGAATATGTAAACAATGAATTTTGTAGTTCATCgaattatgttaaaaaaaaaaaaaaaaaaaaaaaagacatggATATGGACATAGGGATAGAGATGGAAATGCACACAAAGCAGGACAAAAATGATGAGCACAATCAGAAGGAGGAAATAATATTAGATGCACAAAGTAGTAATATGATGCAAAACAACTGCTCCAGTACTGACAAAAAAGAGGCAAAAGTTTTAGagaaaatacgaaaaaaaaaacttctAAGAGATAATGTTAATAACTTGAAAAATAAGGAGCAAAATTACCTGAACAGTTCAGGTGATTTAAATGCAAATGTAACCAACTCAAATGTGACAAATTATGCATGTACAAAGACGGACAGAATAGACAATAATGCTCATAATGTCTCTGATACGACTAGTACTAAGaatgtatattttcaaaataaggACTTATCTGAGgaaatcaaaaatataatgaatgtAAACAATAGTGTAAATGAAGAAAGTAATTTTGAATTTGACCGTTATCTGAACAAGCTACAGAATTTGAAAAGTCTGCTTCACCAGGAAAATTGCGCCAGTGGGCATGAGGACGATAGCGATGTGGACGGTAAAGATGACAAAAATAATGAGGAGGATGGTAacgatgatgatgatgatagtagtagtaatattcGTGTAAGTAGAGATGAACAGTCTGACGTGGGTGATAAGACAGAAATTGAGGGAAGAGAAGATGAAGCAGAGATTGACAAAGTGgaagagagaaaaaagaacaaaaaaagaacaaaaaaggaaaaaaaaaaaaaaaaaaaaaaaaaaaaaaaaaaaaggaaagggaAAGGGAAAGGgaaagagaaagagaaagagaGAGCAAAAGAGAGAGCAAAAGAGAGAGCGAAAGAGAGGGCGAAAGAGATAGCGAAAGAGAGAGCGAACGGGAAAGTCATCAAGATAACCAACACGATAGCCAACACCAAACTACTGTTCAGTGTCGAGGGGAGGAAAACAGTAGTgtacaaaatgaaacaaataaGTATGCACTACGAAATAGTGCAAAGGAAAATTCAGAGCGTTCTGGCGCACGCACCCTAGAGATACAAGTGCTAGTCGAAAAGTacaagtttttaaaaaatgaaatgaaaaatatgcaaaataaaatagtgagctacaaaaaaatggaaaaaacatATCATAAGAGTAAAGAGAAATATAAGAACAAACTGTCAATGATTAATGAgtatgagaaaaaaattgattaCATTATAACAgattttaacaaattaaaagaagCATGTACaagtaaggaaaaaaagctagctaaatatgaagaaataacaaaatatatgaatgaaCAATTTTGTATTAGTAAAATACAATtcgaaaataaaatgaatgagTATGTtgtctttttaaaaaagaaggattcagatatatatatgcttaaagAACTgattaaagaaaaagaaaaaatcatttcttttaatgaaaatatacttaaacagtataaaaatgatatagaCGACATGTTAAGGCAAAACATAGAAAGAGTTGAACATGTTAAggcaaaattaaaaacgcAGCAAAGTATGATagcagaaaaaaatacaaaaatacaaaaaatggaacaagatgttagaatatatatagaaaaagtaaataaaatggagggtgaaataaaaacattagaGTATCAAATAGATCTAGATAAAGAGAAACAAaaggtattaaaaaaaaatagtgaaaaagaagcggaaaaaaatgcaaaattgaCAGATGAGTTAGACCAaatgaataaagaaaataggGAGTTACATTACAAAGTAGagcatttattaaaaaatgaaaaaattatattgaaCGATAAAAACGAATTAGTTGAATGGAACAAGAACCTGAACAAAGAGATAGAAAAGGTTAGGATCGAAATGAATATACTTCTAgtggaaaaggaaaaagtagaagaaatgtataatatgaaaaagtcAGAAAAGATTAAAATAGACCAACAGGTAGAAATACTGAAGGAAGAAAATGAACGGAAGGATGATGAACTAGtcaaattaaaagaaatgcTGTCCCATctagaaaaacaaaaagttgAACTAAGCGAAGAGAGGGATGAActgaataaaaagaaagaaatagaaactacagaaaaggaaaatatacaGAGCATTTTTGAGAAAgcaaataaagaaatagaaCAATACATACGTGAAAAGAAGTTATTGGAAGAGAAAGTAGaagaattacaaaaatgCAAAGATGCTGTAGTTACTAGGAGTGAAGAGGATATTAAAAAGTTGAAAGAACAGATAACAGAGTTAGAACAAAAACTGGAtgaggaaaataaattatattgtaaagaaaaagaagtaatagaaaatttaaatgaagaaaaaaaaaaaattattaaagaatgtgaaaaattgaaaaataaaaataaaaaaattacaaccaaattgaaagaaaataaaataaataatgaagaaaatttaaataaaattaaaagagaaaaagaggATTTCcttgaaaaggaaaaggataATTTTTCGGAAAAGGTTCATTCACTCGAATTAGCTTTTCAGCAGTCATATAACGAAATACATGAACAAAAGAATGACTTAGAAATGGAATTAaaggaattaaaaataataaatgaagatataaagaaaaactcGAAAAATCTTCTAAATGTAAATGATGTGTtgataaaagaaatgaaaaca
This window contains:
- a CDS encoding hypothetical protein (conserved Plasmodium protein), with product MELDEQLESELTIHETHVHTDDKKNETRLNSLHINIKNNGCMHDTVEGKEREHLINSYQEDTYEKKKKKKECVLRYINNEGVSMISSYDHIINVNESSPSNVDIINIHEKAKTNYKIDISLSSNTSVKYTDQKANNINNDDNNLSDSANDLSQANVFLKEMKRANAVSSSLYDVNSSDNERKNLHLAYYSSECNFLPREKTNRSCHSSGSCRSNRPTRSNRSILSNRSIRSNRSIRSNRSIRSNRSNQSDRSNRSDRSNRSDRSNLSIQSNRSIQSNRSNRSNPSNRSIQSNLSIQSNRSIQSNLSIQSNPSIRSNLLNGLILPSEEKINTLKSLSYENNKKHEQARKFSIDKGNEPSGHNNDEAAMINSDNCNEDSDDDKEIKNILNVLENLKNYKFHDSDNFENDENYEHFDDKDGFNEENSSSHTDENGKDNYRKAANSLHDQNTPFLGNAHTFGSVNGNVDEYTKVNANANANTFASTNANANTLASTNANANTFASTNTNAKTKARDNKEYIDIPRIKDAYKKYAVLSNHFDEYELKERYIEQNNENRVTVQYICGQNDEEEKNSQDELLERNYDMMGDESYEQYDLDCNKKCTNEEEKRNIPNKSTSTSYGIHIKQIVNDEYVNNEFCSSSNYVKKKKKKKKDMDMDIGIEMEMHTKQDKNDEHNQKEEIILDAQSSNMMQNNCSSTDKKEAKVLEKIRKKKLLRDNVNNLKNKEQNYLNSSGDLNANVTNSNVTNYACTKTDRIDNNAHNVSDTTSTKNVYFQNKDLSEEIKNIMNVNNSVNEESNFEFDRYLNKLQNLKSLLHQENCASGHEDDSDVDGKDDKNNEEDGNDDDDDSSSNIRVSRDEQSDVGDKTEIEGREDEAEIDKERERERERERERESKRESKRESEREGERDSERESERESHQDNQHDSQHQTTVQCRGEENSSVQNETNKYALRNSAKENSERSGARTLEIQVLVEKYKFLKNEMKNMQNKIVSYKKMEKTYHKSKEKYKNKLSMINEYEKKIDYIITDFNKLKEACTSKEKKLAKYEEITKYMNEQFCISKIQFENKMNEYVVFLKKKDSDIYMLKELIKEKEKIISFNENILKQYKNDIDDMLRQNIERVEHVKAKLKTQQSMIAEKNTKIQKMEQDVRIYIEKVNKMEGEIKTLEYQIDLDKEKQKVLKKNSEKEAEKNAKLTDELDQMNKENRELHYKVEHLLKNEKIILNDKNELVEWNKNLNKEIEKVRIEMNILLVEKEKVEEMYNMKKSEKIKIDQQVEILKEENERKDDELVKLKEMLSHLEKQKVELSEERDELNKKKEIETTEKENIQSIFEKANKEIEQYIREKKLLEEKVEELQKCKDAVVTRSEEDIKKLKEQITELEQKLDEENKLYCKEKEVIENLNEEKKKIIKECEKLKNKNKKITTKLKENKINNEENLNKIKREKEDFLEKEKDNFSEKVHSLELAFQQSYNEIHEQKNDLEMELKELKIINEDIKKNSKNLLNVNDVLIKEMKTYNEEKEKFIKGLNHIKQAYIKIKNENEQLKKDAFTYIKKEVQENYVPVDTHNNILTEQKRINLEKDMLRTQLKEKEALIINLNKENFEMNEQLGRITKENEDLNTNIKVKAKITEDVVLNVEKLKLDLNSKEEEIKKKTLEVKKIERDYKKLLDDYKTEKKNLVSKYENELDAYMSKCESTHTKYKKCEEEVKELKNKLNLKDEVIEYTHKEIEKIKEVFCNEYECKIKNVIEEKDKELYAMQKKYKELHEDNNVSKNEIIKLHKMLEEANKKIKKRDMEMYILLEENKKQKEKAAKKMNKVNELLNNIQKEYTDNIP